A stretch of Arctopsyche grandis isolate Sample6627 chromosome 9, ASM5162203v2, whole genome shotgun sequence DNA encodes these proteins:
- the LOC143916290 gene encoding putative inhibitor of apoptosis, translating to MANMLMERDRLKTLVNWPVNFIDKRKMAVAGFYYEGNGSDDRVRCFQCKVVVGQWEPDDEPNIEHIKWSSNCRYITLLVDPLVSVPIDGPRHQKYANFHDRMKTFEDWPVSLPVKPVDLAKAGFFYKGNSDKCCCFYCDSVIKCWVSGDDPWEEHARWNPSCVFLHTVKDEKFIKAVQKKYSSKTSQPLEIEDINAEEIPEVDEQSSCKICFQDRRSICFLPCGHILSCANCAFAVSKCPACRTVIEKRQRIYFS from the coding sequence atggcaaacatGTTAATGGAACGTGACCGTCTCAAAACGCTTGTTAATTGGCCCGTGAATTTTATAGACAAACGAAAAATGGCAGTAGCTGGCTTTTATTACGAAGGAAACGGTTCTGACGACAGAGTAAGATGTTTTCAATGCAAAGTAGTTGTGGGTCAATGGGAACCAGATGACGAGCCCAACATAGAGCACATAAAATGGTCGAGTAATTGTCGCTACATAACATTGCTAGTAGATCCACTCGTTAGTGTACCAATCGATGGTCCAAGACACCAAAAATATGCTAATTTCCACGATCGAATGAAAACTTTCGAAGACTGGCCAGTAAGTTTACCTGTAAAGCCTGTAGATTTAGCTAAGGCTggctttttttacaaaggaaaCAGCGACAAGTGTTGTTGCTTTTATTGCGACAGTGTCATTAAATGTTGGGTGTCAGGAGACGATCCTTGGGAAGAACATGCGAGATGGAACCCCTCTTGTGTATTTTTGCATACAGTGAAAGATGAGAAATTTATTAAAgctgtacaaaaaaaatattcatcaaaAACCAGTCAACCATTGGAAATTGAAGATATAAATGCAGAAGAAATTCCGGAAGTTGATGAACAGAGTTCGTGTAAGATATGCTTCCAGGATCGAAGAAGTATATGTTTCCTACCATGTGGACATATACTATCCTGTGCTAATTGTGCCTTCGCAGTGAGTAAATGTCCAGCGTGTAGAACAGTTATTGAAAAAAGACagcgaatatatttttcgtaa